A single genomic interval of Sebastes umbrosus isolate fSebUmb1 chromosome 9, fSebUmb1.pri, whole genome shotgun sequence harbors:
- the LOC119493800 gene encoding neuronal acetylcholine receptor subunit beta-2-like yields the protein MAASVKAALALLVLTVATALCAEVEERLVSHLLSPERYNKLIRPAVNNSQQVTIYIQVSLAQLINVNEREQIMTTNCWLSQVWNDYRLMWDPEEYEGIKKIRLPSQHIWLPDIVLYNNADGTYEVSFYSNVVVSNNGEVAWLPPAIYKSACKIEVRDFPFDQQNCTLKFRSWTYDHTEIDLILLSDFASRDDFKPSGEWDIVSLPGRKNEDPNDIRYLDITYDFIIKRKPLFYTINLIIPCILITSLAILVFYLPSDCGEKMTLCISVLLALTVFLLLISKIVPPTSLAVPLIGKYLMFSMVLVTFSIVTSVCVLNVHHRSPSTHTMPPWVKRIFLYRLPSYLFMRRPGSSNIREKFRKRQQQRSYSDQRLRGADGGTGSSAGMADSSSSFFVNEESTKRYGWKISDLSENTEFRKRMTLKCNIDVEDAVDGVRYIAEKMKSEDNDEGIIEDWKYVAMVIDRLFLWIFVFVCVVGTLGLFMQPLFQSYNTPIID from the exons ctgccTTGTGTGCGGAGGTGGAGGAGCGGCTGGTGAGTCACCTGTTGTCACCAGAGCGCTACAACAAGCTAATCAGACCAGCTGTCAACAACAGCCAACAAGTCACCATTTACATCCAGGTGTCTCTGGCCCAGCTGATCAACGTG AACGAGAGGGAGCAGATCATGACCACCAACTGCTGGCTCAGTCAG GTATGGAATGACTACAGATTAATGTGGGACCCTGAAGAGTACGAGGGAATCAAGAAAATCCGGCTCCCGTCACAACACATCTGGCTGCCGGACATCGTCCTTTACAACAA tGCTGATGGGACCTATGAAGTTTCCTTCTACTCCAACGTCGTGGTCTCCAACAACGGCGAGGTGGCCTGGCTCCCACCAGCTATCTACAAGTCGGCCTGCAAAATCGAAGTCCGTGATTTCCCATTTGACCAGCAGAACTGCACGCTCAAGTTTCGCTCCTGGACCTATGACCACACTGAGATCGATCTCATCCTCCTCAGTGATTTTGCCTCACGTGACGACTTCAAACCCAGCGGTGAGTGGGATATTGTTTCACTGCCTGGACGCAAGAACGAAGACCCTAATGACATCAGGTACTTGGATAtcacctatgactttattatcaagAGAAAACCTCTCTTCTACACCATCAACCTGATCATTCCCTGCATCCTGATCACGTCGCTGGCTATTCTGGTGTTCTACCTCCCGTCAGACTGTGGTGAGAAGATGactctctgtatctctgtccTCTTGGCCCTGACTGTGTTTTTACTTCTTATCTCAAAGATTGTGCCACCCACGTCTTTAGCAGTGCCTCTGATTGGAAAGTATCTGATGTTTTCAATGGTGCTGGTCACCTTCTCCATCGTCACCAGCGTTTGTGTGCTCAACGTGCACCATCGGTCCCCCAGTACACACACCATGCCTCCTTGGGTCAAGCGTATCTTCCTGTACCGGCTCCCCTCTTACCTCTTCATGCGGAGACCCGGTAGCTCCAACATTCGCGAGAAGTTCCGGAAAAGACAGCAGCAGCGATCGTACTCTGACCAAAGGCTGCGTGGAGCCGACGGAGGGACTGGAAGTTCTGCAGGAATGGCAgattcctcctcatccttcttCGTGAACGAGGAGTCGACCAAACGCTACGGCTGGAAGATCAGCGACTTGTCAGAGAACACTGAGTTCAGGAAGAGGATGACGCTCAAGTGCAACATTGACGTGGAGGATGCGGTGGATGGAGTGCGCTACATCGCTGAGAAGATGAAGAGCGAGGATAATGATGAAGGG ATCATTGAAGACTGGAAGTACGTGGCCATGGTGATCGACCGTCTCTTCCTGTGGATCTTTGTGTTCGTCTGTGTGGTCGGGACGCTGGGCCTCTTCATGCAGCCTCTCTTCCAGAGTTACAACACTCCCATTATTGATTAG